In one Rhopalosiphum padi isolate XX-2018 chromosome 3, ASM2088224v1, whole genome shotgun sequence genomic region, the following are encoded:
- the LOC132927620 gene encoding vesicle-associated membrane protein 7: MPLFYSVVARGMVVLAKHANYQGNFGEILEGVLIQIGPENKKQSLLHDRYLYHYICEDQIVYMCITDDEFQRSKAFFFLNEIKRRFQATYGHRASNAIAYAMNSEFAPILASEMKRFSSPNEFDTLSKVHGELDELKDIMVRNIDSVALRGEKLELLVNKTENLCSQSMNFRVQSRTLQRSLFWKNVKIYVLFIAVGLAIIYFITAFFCGSLALNCS; encoded by the exons ATGCCACTCTTCTACAGTGTAGTAGCCAGAGGTATGGTCGTGCTAGCCAAGCATGCCAACTACCAGGGCAATTTTGGAGAAATTCTGGAAGGTGTTTTAATCCAGATTGGACcagaaaacaaaaaacaaagttTACTACATGACCGTTACTTGTATCATTACATTTGTGAAGATCAGATAGTTTATATGTGTATCACAGATGAT gaATTCCAAAGATCcaaagcattttttttcttaaatgaaataaaacgaaGATTTCAAGCTACATATGGTCATCGAGCATCCAATGCTATTGCATATGCTATGAATTCTGAGTTTGCTCCAATACTCGCTTCTGAAATG AAACGATTTTCTAGTCCAAACGAATTTGATACATTATCTAAAGTACATGGAGAACTAGATGAATTAAAAGACATAATGGTTCGAAATATTG ACAGTGTAGCTCTTCGTGGAGAAAAGCTTGAACTGTTGGTTAATAAAACTGAAAACTTATGTTCGCAATCCATGAATTTCAGAGTACAAAGTCGTACTCTACAGCGTTCATTATTCtggaaaaatgtcaaaatatatgttttatttatagctGTAGGActt gCTATTATCTATTTCATTACTGCATTCTTCTGTGGATCACTTGCTCTCAAttgtagttaa